From Lysinibacillus sp. SGAir0095, the proteins below share one genomic window:
- a CDS encoding DinB family protein, with protein sequence MERLQKVREEILECVSNLTDSQLNEVVEEGTWSIVQVLEHLYIMEENVTSQMQRALKQEEFDVPGTFPLQVIADRTKKISAPEFLLPSNNFYTFDELKEKLAASRASLEKFVHETSDVELNQKTFAHRRFGVLTLNQWISLIGYHEQRHIGQIEEIKAALTK encoded by the coding sequence ATGGAGAGACTGCAAAAAGTTCGAGAAGAGATATTAGAATGTGTAAGTAATCTAACTGATAGCCAATTAAACGAAGTTGTAGAAGAGGGAACTTGGAGTATCGTACAAGTGTTAGAGCATTTATATATAATGGAAGAAAATGTAACAAGTCAAATGCAGCGTGCTCTTAAACAGGAGGAATTTGATGTACCTGGAACGTTCCCCCTTCAAGTTATTGCGGATCGTACAAAAAAAATCAGCGCTCCAGAATTTTTATTGCCATCCAATAATTTTTATACCTTCGATGAGTTGAAAGAAAAATTAGCTGCTTCAAGGGCATCTTTAGAAAAATTTGTCCACGAAACAAGTGATGTAGAATTAAATCAAAAAACATTTGCTCATCGACGCTTCGGCGTCTTAACTTTAAATCAATGGATATCGTTAATTGGCTATCACGAACAGCGGCATATTGGCCAAATAGAAGAAATCAAAGCTGCGTTAACAAAATAA
- a CDS encoding DUF2179 domain-containing protein has protein sequence MTNIILILILQLVYVPLLTLRTIFLVKNLTLFAAIFGILEMLIYVFGLSLVFNGDQSLLAMVVYAVGFGLGMFLGTKIENKLAIGYVYITINTQNKNQELIDTLRINGFAITTYVGEGRDSDRYKYEILAKRNREKEVFTLVENIEPKAFIISYEPKSFKGGFLVDRMRQAKLKMKQ, from the coding sequence ATGACTAATATTATATTAATTTTAATATTGCAGCTTGTATATGTACCGTTATTAACCCTACGTACGATTTTCTTAGTAAAAAACCTTACATTATTTGCTGCTATTTTTGGGATATTAGAAATGCTTATATACGTATTTGGCCTTTCTTTAGTGTTCAATGGAGACCAAAGCTTACTCGCGATGGTTGTTTATGCTGTTGGATTTGGACTTGGAATGTTCTTAGGAACGAAAATAGAAAATAAATTAGCAATTGGATACGTTTATATCACGATTAACACACAAAATAAAAACCAGGAACTAATTGATACATTAAGAATTAATGGTTTTGCTATCACGACGTATGTAGGTGAAGGGCGAGATAGCGATCGCTATAAATATGAGATATTAGCAAAACGAAATCGCGAAAAAGAAGTATTTACACTTGTAGAAAATATTGAGCCAAAAGCATTTATCATTTCCTACGAGCCCAAATCATTTAAAGGCGGCTTTTTAGTTGATCGAATGCGCCAGGCCAAGCTAAAAATGAAGCAATAA
- a CDS encoding DUF1643 domain-containing protein — protein sequence MENVKAIATFQLIGEEVYRTNTYIQFGSSRKSLGAVIMLNPGSADLKGEARKKLIMNGSHTDETTIDNTLRQLIQFMKASHTCLEGRLHIYNLFYVRNTASVEAIELFELLKATGKYPTITLPSLFEMTQHPWILIGWGVEKRSRWRSLEEEKREWLQLINDSGVPSFGIKSENNEYYHPCPKGPAKTERLQQLIQAYNLNIKPLTLKK from the coding sequence GTGGAAAACGTAAAAGCTATCGCCACCTTTCAGCTAATTGGAGAGGAAGTTTATCGTACAAATACCTATATTCAATTCGGTTCTTCTCGTAAATCATTAGGTGCCGTAATTATGTTAAATCCCGGATCAGCAGATCTAAAAGGTGAAGCAAGAAAAAAGCTCATCATGAATGGTTCACATACTGATGAAACGACAATTGACAATACGTTGCGGCAATTGATTCAATTTATGAAAGCATCTCATACATGTTTAGAAGGTAGACTTCATATATACAATTTATTTTACGTAAGAAATACCGCCTCTGTGGAAGCAATCGAACTTTTTGAGCTTCTAAAAGCAACTGGAAAATACCCAACCATTACACTTCCGTCTTTGTTTGAAATGACACAACATCCTTGGATTCTCATTGGCTGGGGAGTTGAAAAAAGAAGTAGATGGCGATCTCTTGAGGAAGAAAAAAGAGAATGGCTTCAATTAATCAATGATAGCGGTGTCCCTTCTTTCGGCATCAAATCCGAGAATAATGAATACTATCACCCTTGCCCAAAAGGTCCTGCCAAAACCGAAAGACTCCAACAGCTTATCCAAGCATATAACTTAAACATCAAACCTCTTACACTAAAAAAATAA
- a CDS encoding TerC family protein, which yields MFDWHMWANVLTSSESWGLILSLAVMECILSADNALVLSAFVKPLPKEQQKKALIYGLWGAYIFRFIFIGLGTVLIKFWPIKLIGALYLLYLAIKFFREKSKGQDSEETEAKPKGWLVKVFGIFWATVISVELMDLAFSVDSILTALAISEQVWVVLLGGMIGILLMRGIATFFITLMNKVPELETTAYVLIVFIAIKMGLTLVNIHIPNEIFIIVLVLAFIFTFIIHAVRSKHSTVN from the coding sequence ATGTTCGATTGGCATATGTGGGCAAATGTATTAACGAGTTCAGAGAGCTGGGGACTGATATTGTCTTTAGCTGTCATGGAATGTATATTATCAGCAGATAACGCATTGGTGCTTTCTGCATTCGTTAAGCCATTACCTAAGGAACAGCAAAAGAAGGCTCTAATTTATGGGCTATGGGGAGCATACATTTTCCGTTTTATCTTTATCGGGTTAGGTACGGTTTTAATAAAATTCTGGCCAATTAAATTAATAGGTGCTCTTTATTTATTGTATTTAGCCATTAAATTTTTCCGTGAAAAAAGTAAGGGTCAGGATTCGGAAGAAACTGAGGCTAAACCCAAAGGCTGGTTAGTAAAAGTATTCGGTATATTTTGGGCAACGGTAATAAGTGTAGAGCTAATGGATTTAGCCTTTTCGGTAGATAGCATTCTAACCGCACTTGCCATTTCAGAACAAGTTTGGGTAGTCCTGCTTGGTGGTATGATCGGAATTCTTTTAATGCGAGGTATCGCAACATTCTTCATTACCCTGATGAATAAGGTGCCCGAATTAGAAACGACCGCCTACGTTCTGATTGTGTTTATAGCAATTAAAATGGGGCTTACGCTAGTTAATATCCATATTCCAAATGAAATATTTATTATCGTATTAGTTTTAGCGTTTATATTTACTTTCATTATTCATGCGGTTCGAAGTAAACATAGTACAGTAAATTAA
- a CDS encoding PucR family transcriptional regulator, with protein MASINELIVEPEFKMLALIAGENGLYRQITGINVIESVDSIPFCRPNEIIITTGIHLDSSSTQLEELIMRAFEKKAAGFIINTGQYILNVPSSICKFANEKNFPIFEMAWNYRIADLLKSTFQFLSAKQHSAHNQQTDEKLLYNLIFRYEEFKFLIESLEKRGFPKGSELGVITCTTPTSSKNSIQRYESIIFYEFQNRYNYFLALRHYNQLIFLINRQEVKTAHIPFSKTVEMIYEDVIKINGQEDLIIGMGNFSTYPGDISKSYNESLTVIHLVEQHKNPFIQKYKEIGAYKLLMSVSDQSIIKAFQQDMLGPLYMYDHLHNTDFVHFLRIFLAEEGSTSKISKKLFIHRNTVNYKIKKIESLLDVNLSHTFTRTNLNLALMIEDILSQKNALK; from the coding sequence ATGGCATCGATAAATGAACTAATCGTAGAGCCCGAATTTAAAATGCTTGCATTGATTGCAGGAGAAAATGGGCTATACAGACAGATTACAGGTATTAATGTGATAGAAAGTGTTGATTCCATCCCCTTTTGTCGGCCAAATGAAATCATCATAACGACTGGAATCCACTTAGATTCTAGCTCTACGCAATTGGAAGAGCTCATTATGAGAGCATTTGAGAAGAAAGCTGCAGGTTTTATCATTAATACGGGGCAATATATCTTAAATGTCCCTTCTTCAATATGCAAGTTCGCGAATGAAAAGAATTTCCCTATTTTTGAGATGGCGTGGAATTATCGTATTGCTGACTTGCTAAAAAGCACCTTTCAATTTCTTTCAGCAAAACAACATTCCGCCCATAACCAGCAAACAGACGAAAAGCTTCTATACAATTTGATTTTTCGTTATGAGGAATTTAAATTTTTGATTGAATCCTTAGAAAAACGTGGATTCCCAAAGGGCTCGGAACTGGGAGTTATCACTTGTACAACTCCCACATCCTCAAAAAATAGCATTCAACGCTATGAATCAATTATTTTTTATGAATTTCAAAATCGTTATAATTACTTCTTGGCTTTGAGGCATTATAATCAATTAATTTTTTTAATAAATCGGCAAGAAGTCAAAACAGCTCATATTCCCTTTTCCAAAACTGTAGAGATGATATATGAAGATGTAATCAAAATTAATGGACAAGAGGATTTGATTATTGGCATGGGGAATTTTTCAACTTATCCAGGGGATATCTCCAAAAGCTATAACGAATCTTTAACCGTAATCCATTTGGTTGAGCAACACAAAAATCCTTTCATTCAAAAATACAAAGAAATTGGTGCTTATAAACTGCTGATGAGTGTTTCAGATCAATCGATTATAAAGGCGTTTCAACAGGATATGCTTGGCCCACTTTATATGTATGATCACCTGCATAATACTGATTTCGTTCACTTCTTACGTATTTTCCTTGCAGAGGAAGGTAGCACTAGTAAGATTAGTAAAAAACTTTTTATTCATCGAAACACTGTAAACTATAAAATAAAAAAAATAGAATCATTGCTAGATGTAAACCTTAGTCATACATTTACAAGGACAAACTTAAATTTAGCTTTAATGATCGAAGACATTCTAAGTCAAAAAAATGCTTTAAAATAA
- a CDS encoding DUF2087 domain-containing protein, whose product MSQSELFWNATLEEMKNGFIEDANQYTCLLCGEQIEKGVIYQNGEVLYEAKRFIRLHVEQKHGSVFEYLLSLDKKFTGLTEHQTTLLSHFYDGKSDKEVQDEMGIGSSSTIRHHRFVLKEKERQAKTLLAIMELLKEKDRNAPAFVPPHKHATMVDDRYSVTTDEQTKILEKYFTKGLNGPIVKFPPKEKQRIVILRSIVERFDAAAIYTEREMNLILKEIYEDFVVLRRYLIEYGFFDRKADGSAYWVKK is encoded by the coding sequence ATGAGTCAATCAGAACTATTCTGGAATGCTACATTAGAGGAAATGAAGAACGGATTTATAGAAGACGCTAATCAATATACGTGTCTTCTGTGTGGGGAGCAGATAGAAAAAGGTGTTATTTACCAAAATGGGGAAGTTCTATATGAAGCTAAACGTTTTATTCGCCTGCATGTTGAACAAAAACATGGGTCTGTGTTTGAGTATCTACTCAGCTTAGATAAGAAATTCACAGGGCTAACAGAACACCAAACAACTCTTCTAAGTCATTTCTACGATGGGAAAAGCGATAAAGAAGTTCAAGATGAGATGGGGATAGGAAGCAGTTCAACAATTCGTCATCATCGTTTTGTTTTGAAGGAGAAAGAACGTCAGGCAAAAACATTATTAGCGATTATGGAGCTGTTAAAAGAAAAGGATCGAAATGCACCAGCATTTGTACCGCCGCATAAACATGCAACAATGGTGGATGATCGTTATTCCGTTACGACAGATGAACAAACCAAAATACTAGAAAAATACTTTACCAAAGGGCTAAATGGTCCAATAGTAAAATTCCCTCCAAAAGAAAAGCAACGTATTGTCATTTTACGTTCGATTGTCGAAAGATTCGATGCAGCAGCTATTTATACGGAGAGAGAAATGAATCTTATTTTAAAAGAAATCTACGAGGACTTTGTAGTACTCAGAAGATACTTGATTGAATATGGATTTTTTGACAGAAAAGCAGATGGTAGTGCTTATTGGGTAAAAAAATAG
- a CDS encoding GIY-YIG nuclease family protein produces MDRKKELKQQYQEIEIIAGIYQIKNNVNGKLFVESTRNLKTINGVKFTLNNSTHINKELQSDWNEFGKDAFSIEILEMLKKDENNPDYNEKEALKAMEQKWLDQLSPYGENGYN; encoded by the coding sequence ATGGATCGAAAAAAAGAATTGAAACAGCAATATCAAGAAATTGAGATCATTGCAGGGATTTATCAAATTAAAAATAATGTTAATGGAAAACTGTTTGTGGAAAGTACAAGAAATTTAAAAACGATCAATGGGGTTAAATTTACCCTTAACAACAGTACGCATATAAATAAAGAACTTCAGTCGGATTGGAATGAGTTTGGCAAGGATGCGTTTTCCATTGAAATTCTAGAGATGTTGAAAAAAGATGAGAATAATCCAGATTATAATGAAAAAGAAGCCTTAAAAGCGATGGAACAAAAATGGTTAGATCAACTAAGTCCATATGGGGAAAATGGATATAATTAA
- a CDS encoding putative zinc-binding metallopeptidase, translating into MRLFHFLLVAFVVLLVGCEESVEENPVVMIYAKPAIEASSVKEVSEDELLELETSSDEIELLNVCYSNEIYIEKENTCSLKMECNDYSSCIEWGNQVVANLEADYGSLVYEESVATGNEGITLLASYNVDHEREKIYTEQEVTDEVLEYHSNLWYSFSWLIPEEYRKEINQFEVFESGDTLAYVSLHDRYGRFWTLGMNNEDIELASETLVTYIHEFAHFLSLNQSQIDYWVPQERCDSLFLKDSGCFYKNAYLSDFYKRFWEQGGHGKVEDFYVSKYAMYSPEEDFSESFAHFVLTKAPSGQNIREQKLLFFYEYEELVQLRSEILARTATWLVRSALKVQE; encoded by the coding sequence TTGAGGCTTTTCCACTTTCTCTTAGTTGCCTTCGTTGTGCTTTTAGTAGGTTGTGAAGAGTCGGTGGAAGAAAATCCAGTTGTCATGATATATGCCAAACCAGCGATTGAAGCCAGTTCAGTTAAAGAGGTTTCAGAAGATGAGCTATTAGAATTGGAGACTTCCAGTGACGAGATAGAGTTATTGAATGTTTGTTATAGTAATGAAATCTATATTGAAAAAGAAAATACATGTTCGTTAAAGATGGAATGTAATGATTATAGCTCCTGTATTGAATGGGGGAATCAAGTAGTTGCAAATCTTGAAGCTGATTATGGGTCGCTAGTTTATGAAGAATCTGTTGCAACTGGGAACGAAGGGATAACCTTACTCGCTAGTTATAATGTTGATCATGAAAGAGAAAAGATTTATACGGAGCAAGAAGTGACTGATGAAGTACTGGAATATCATTCGAATCTTTGGTATAGCTTTAGCTGGCTGATTCCAGAAGAATATCGAAAAGAGATTAATCAATTTGAAGTATTCGAAAGTGGTGATACGCTCGCCTATGTGTCATTACACGATAGATATGGGCGATTTTGGACTTTGGGGATGAATAATGAGGATATTGAACTTGCTTCTGAAACGCTTGTTACATATATACATGAATTCGCACACTTTCTCTCCTTAAATCAGAGTCAAATTGATTACTGGGTACCCCAAGAGCGATGTGATTCGTTATTTTTGAAGGATTCAGGTTGCTTTTATAAGAATGCCTATTTAAGTGATTTCTATAAGCGTTTTTGGGAGCAGGGTGGCCATGGTAAAGTAGAGGACTTTTATGTTTCGAAGTATGCGATGTATTCACCTGAAGAAGATTTTTCAGAATCCTTTGCCCATTTTGTCCTTACAAAAGCACCTAGTGGACAAAATATAAGGGAACAAAAGCTTTTATTTTTTTATGAATATGAAGAGCTGGTACAGTTAAGATCGGAAATTTTAGCACGGACTGCAACATGGCTTGTTCGAAGTGCTCTAAAAGTACAAGAGTAA
- a CDS encoding co-chaperone YbbN, which translates to MENLQSIEQFEQLKAEGKTIFMFSADWCGDCRFIDPVMPTIEEKYAETYKFVKVDRDDFIDLCIQLDVFGIPSFIGYNNNEETGRFVSKDRKTQEEIEAFIDGLK; encoded by the coding sequence GTGGAAAATTTACAATCAATCGAACAATTTGAGCAGTTAAAAGCAGAAGGAAAAACAATCTTCATGTTTTCAGCAGACTGGTGTGGAGATTGTCGCTTCATAGATCCTGTTATGCCAACAATCGAAGAGAAATATGCAGAAACATATAAATTTGTAAAAGTAGATCGGGACGATTTCATTGATTTATGTATCCAGCTTGACGTATTCGGCATTCCAAGTTTCATCGGTTATAATAATAACGAAGAGACAGGTCGTTTTGTAAGTAAGGATCGCAAAACTCAAGAAGAGATTGAAGCATTTATTGATGGTTTAAAATAA
- a CDS encoding M23 family metallopeptidase, whose protein sequence is MFIISAFISDVVNANEAPSREQIIEQRMSMYVQFQDHIVPWYNLAAIDQYERNIQAVRPDIPKRESTVAIQFSNEYWVGALNPQQEDTSPFSIEYFGGLGLDGNGDGIASRDDDEDIMFTMANYLSKFGPTEEDFKLALYEYYQSEQVVNQILTINKMYKHYDTIDLDTHVFPVPVRGYNYSYKGTWGANRGWGGRRIHEGTDIFAGYSTPVVSTSYGVVEIMGWNEFGGWRVGIRDNHNTYHYFAHLAYFNKDLKVGDIVEPGMLIGGVGSTGYGKEGTSGKFPPHLHYGMYKFNGRTEWAFDPYPSLTQWEKFSRQKKK, encoded by the coding sequence ATGTTTATTATTAGTGCATTCATTTCTGATGTCGTTAATGCAAATGAAGCACCTTCTAGGGAACAAATTATAGAACAACGAATGTCTATGTATGTGCAATTTCAAGATCACATTGTTCCATGGTATAATTTGGCTGCTATCGATCAATATGAGCGAAATATTCAAGCGGTTAGACCTGACATTCCCAAAAGGGAAAGCACTGTTGCCATTCAGTTTTCTAATGAGTATTGGGTTGGTGCGCTAAATCCGCAGCAAGAAGATACCTCGCCTTTTTCAATTGAGTATTTTGGTGGATTAGGGCTTGATGGGAATGGTGATGGGATTGCGAGTCGTGATGATGATGAAGATATAATGTTTACGATGGCTAATTATTTAAGTAAATTTGGACCGACAGAAGAGGATTTCAAACTAGCTTTATACGAATATTACCAAAGTGAACAGGTAGTAAATCAAATATTAACCATTAATAAAATGTATAAACATTACGATACAATCGATTTAGATACACATGTTTTCCCAGTTCCTGTACGCGGATACAATTACAGCTATAAAGGAACGTGGGGTGCCAATCGTGGCTGGGGCGGAAGACGTATACATGAAGGTACAGATATATTTGCAGGTTATAGTACGCCTGTAGTTTCGACATCCTATGGTGTTGTAGAAATAATGGGATGGAATGAATTTGGTGGTTGGCGAGTAGGTATACGAGATAATCACAATACGTATCATTACTTTGCTCATTTAGCTTATTTCAATAAAGATTTAAAAGTTGGAGATATTGTAGAACCGGGAATGCTCATTGGTGGTGTTGGCAGCACGGGTTATGGGAAAGAAGGAACTTCTGGGAAATTTCCACCACATTTACATTACGGAATGTATAAATTTAATGGCCGTACTGAATGGGCATTTGATCCATATCCATCGCTTACTCAATGGGAGAAATTCTCGAGACAGAAAAAGAAATAA
- a CDS encoding YceI family protein: MANWTVDQSHSSVGFEVKHMMVSKVKGSFDAYTAEVEAADLADLTTAAIAFKFDVASINTRSEDRDNHLKGEDFFDTQNFPTIDFKSTSITKDGDDYKVTGDLTIKGVTKPVTFDVEYGGKGKNPWGVEVYGFEAEAKINREEFGLTWNAALETGGVLVGKDIKIKVELEVNPAA; encoded by the coding sequence ATGGCAAATTGGACAGTAGATCAATCTCATTCAAGCGTTGGTTTTGAAGTAAAACACATGATGGTTTCAAAAGTGAAAGGGTCTTTTGATGCTTATACTGCAGAAGTAGAAGCGGCAGATCTTGCTGACTTAACTACAGCTGCAATTGCATTTAAATTTGATGTAGCTAGCATTAACACGCGTAGCGAAGATCGCGACAATCACTTAAAGGGTGAGGATTTCTTTGATACTCAAAACTTCCCTACAATTGATTTTAAATCTACAAGCATCACAAAAGATGGAGATGACTACAAAGTAACTGGTGATTTAACAATCAAGGGAGTAACAAAACCAGTAACATTTGATGTAGAGTATGGCGGTAAAGGAAAAAATCCTTGGGGCGTAGAAGTTTATGGTTTCGAAGCAGAAGCTAAAATCAACCGTGAAGAGTTCGGTTTAACTTGGAACGCTGCTCTTGAAACGGGTGGCGTATTAGTAGGAAAAGATATTAAAATTAAAGTTGAATTAGAAGTTAACCCGGCTGCCTAA
- a CDS encoding ring-cleaving dioxygenase: protein MDELKGLHHVTAITSSAEKIYDFFTYTLGLRLVKKTVNQDDIKTYHLFFSDDVGSAGTDMTFFDFPGIPKGVHGTNEISKTSFRVPNDAAIEYWEKRFNRLEVKHTGIKEQFGKKVLGFIDFDDQHYQLISDEFNEGVESGTPWQKGPIPLEYAITGLGPIFIRTSYFDYFKEVLDKVFFMREVAEEGSFHLFEMGEGGNGAQVVLEYNTVLPQARQGFGTVHHTAFRVNDRTDLEAWQQRLQEFKLPNSGFVERYFFGSLYSNVAPSILFELATDGPGFMGDEPYETLGEKLSLPPFFEDKREQIEKLVRPIDTIRSTKHFEKEYE from the coding sequence ATGGATGAATTAAAAGGTCTCCATCATGTAACGGCGATTACAAGCAGTGCGGAAAAGATATATGACTTTTTTACTTATACATTGGGTCTCCGATTAGTAAAGAAAACTGTTAATCAGGATGATATAAAGACGTACCACTTATTTTTTAGTGATGACGTTGGAAGTGCTGGAACAGATATGACATTCTTTGATTTCCCAGGTATTCCTAAAGGGGTCCACGGTACAAATGAGATTTCTAAGACGTCGTTTCGCGTACCAAACGATGCCGCTATTGAATATTGGGAAAAACGTTTTAACCGTTTAGAAGTCAAGCATACGGGAATTAAAGAGCAATTCGGTAAAAAAGTCTTGGGATTCATTGATTTTGACGATCAACACTATCAATTAATCTCAGATGAGTTCAATGAAGGAGTGGAATCTGGAACACCGTGGCAGAAGGGGCCGATTCCTTTAGAATATGCGATTACTGGTTTAGGACCAATCTTTATTCGTACTTCCTATTTTGATTATTTTAAAGAGGTTCTAGATAAAGTCTTCTTTATGAGAGAGGTAGCAGAAGAAGGATCCTTCCACTTATTCGAAATGGGGGAGGGCGGAAATGGTGCACAAGTAGTTCTTGAGTACAATACAGTCCTCCCGCAAGCTAGACAAGGATTTGGAACAGTTCATCATACAGCTTTCCGTGTAAATGATCGAACGGATCTAGAAGCATGGCAACAAAGATTGCAGGAATTTAAATTACCGAATTCGGGATTTGTAGAACGTTACTTTTTCGGTTCCTTATATTCAAATGTAGCACCATCCATTTTATTTGAACTAGCAACAGATGGCCCTGGATTTATGGGGGATGAACCGTACGAAACACTAGGTGAAAAATTGTCTTTGCCACCATTCTTTGAAGATAAGCGTGAACAAATCGAAAAATTAGTAAGACCAATTGATACAATTCGTAGTACAAAACACTTTGAAAAGGAATATGAATAA
- a CDS encoding NADPH-dependent FMN reductase, whose amino-acid sequence MGFLNKLFGNKQEEEQTMTKLNIGIILGSTREGRVSPQVGAWVKELADKRGDANYTIIDIADYKLPFLGEAGADHSGIAAWSKAVGEQDGFVFITQEYNHSITGALKNALDLLREEWNNKAAGIVSYGSVGGARAAEHLRGILGELLVADVRVHPALSLFTDFENGTDFKPKEVQADSVNQMLDQVIPWATALKTIR is encoded by the coding sequence ATGGGGTTTTTAAATAAATTATTTGGTAACAAACAAGAGGAGGAACAAACAATGACAAAATTAAACATTGGTATTATTTTAGGATCAACTCGTGAAGGACGTGTTAGCCCTCAAGTAGGTGCATGGGTAAAAGAATTGGCAGACAAACGCGGAGACGCAAACTATACAATCATTGATATTGCCGATTATAAATTACCATTCTTAGGTGAAGCTGGAGCTGATCATTCAGGTATCGCAGCATGGTCAAAAGCAGTTGGAGAACAAGACGGTTTCGTATTCATCACGCAAGAATACAACCACTCAATCACAGGCGCTCTTAAAAACGCATTAGACTTACTTCGTGAAGAATGGAACAACAAAGCGGCTGGTATCGTATCTTACGGTTCAGTAGGTGGGGCGCGTGCAGCAGAACACTTACGTGGAATTCTGGGTGAATTATTAGTAGCGGACGTACGTGTACATCCAGCATTATCATTATTCACTGACTTTGAAAACGGTACTGACTTCAAACCGAAAGAAGTTCAAGCTGATTCTGTAAACCAAATGTTAGACCAAGTGATTCCTTGGGCAACAGCTTTAAAAACAATTCGCTAA
- a CDS encoding ring-cleaving dioxygenase encodes MKKHTTGIHHITAIVGHPQENIDFYAGVLGLRLVKQTVNFDDPGTYHLYFGDKSGKPGSIITFFPWANAYQGRIGDGQVGVTTYVVPSGAMDFWRNRLTKFDVNYIEAERFGETYLQFDDPHGLHLEIVEREEGELNPWTFGGVSEDVAIKGFGGAVLYSARPDETASTLVDVMGLEVVGTEGDYTRFKATADIGNVIDVKMTTGIRGTMGVGTVHHIAWRAKDNADHKEWQEYAMNHGQHVTDIKDRNYFNAIYFRESGEILFEIATDPPGFAHDESYESMGKQLMLPDQYEQIRDRLEKSLIPIEVKPLD; translated from the coding sequence ATGAAAAAACATACAACAGGGATACACCACATCACTGCAATTGTAGGGCATCCACAGGAAAACATAGATTTTTATGCAGGTGTACTAGGATTAAGATTGGTTAAACAGACGGTTAACTTTGATGATCCAGGAACGTATCACTTATATTTTGGTGATAAAAGTGGAAAACCAGGTTCAATTATAACGTTCTTCCCTTGGGCAAATGCTTATCAAGGTAGAATTGGTGATGGTCAAGTAGGTGTAACTACTTATGTGGTACCATCTGGAGCGATGGATTTTTGGAGAAATCGCCTAACTAAATTTGATGTCAATTATATAGAAGCGGAACGATTTGGAGAAACCTATCTTCAGTTTGACGACCCTCATGGTTTACATCTTGAAATTGTTGAGCGTGAAGAGGGAGAGTTGAACCCATGGACTTTTGGGGGAGTATCAGAAGATGTTGCTATCAAAGGGTTTGGTGGGGCTGTTTTATACTCGGCACGTCCCGATGAAACTGCTTCAACATTAGTAGATGTGATGGGTCTTGAAGTGGTAGGTACTGAAGGGGACTATACTCGCTTTAAAGCAACAGCTGATATCGGAAATGTTATTGATGTCAAAATGACAACAGGGATTCGAGGGACTATGGGCGTTGGTACAGTCCACCATATTGCATGGAGAGCTAAAGACAATGCTGATCATAAGGAGTGGCAAGAATATGCCATGAATCATGGTCAACATGTAACTGATATAAAGGACCGTAATTACTTCAATGCGATTTACTTCCGTGAGTCAGGAGAAATCTTATTTGAAATTGCTACGGATCCTCCAGGCTTTGCTCATGATGAGTCCTATGAATCAATGGGTAAACAATTAATGCTGCCAGACCAATATGAGCAAATACGTGATCGCTTGGAGAAGTCTTTAATTCCAATTGAAGTAAAACCCCTTGACTAA